One Qipengyuania gaetbuli genomic region harbors:
- the mce gene encoding methylmalonyl-CoA epimerase gives MKLGRLNHIGVATPSIEESVRYYRDVMGATSFHKPFDLEAQGVKVCFVDTPGENGTHGTQIELIEPLGPDSPIAKFLEKNPAGGQHHVCYEVEDIEDARTWFEGLGKRILGPTRIGAHGTPIFFLHPKDMMGQLTEIMETPKDNAHWSN, from the coding sequence ATGAAACTCGGCCGTCTGAACCATATCGGCGTCGCCACGCCCTCGATCGAGGAATCGGTGCGCTATTACCGCGACGTGATGGGCGCGACCTCGTTCCACAAGCCCTTCGACCTGGAGGCGCAGGGGGTGAAGGTCTGTTTCGTCGACACGCCGGGCGAAAACGGAACGCACGGCACGCAGATCGAGCTGATCGAGCCGCTCGGCCCCGACAGCCCCATCGCCAAGTTCCTCGAAAAGAACCCCGCCGGCGGGCAACACCATGTCTGCTACGAGGTCGAGGATATCGAGGACGCGCGCACCTGGTTCGAGGGACTGGGCAAGCGCATCCTTGGCCCGACGCGCATCGGCGCGCACGGCACGCCGATCTTCTTCCTCCACCCCAAGGACATGATGGGCCAGCTGACCGAAATCATGGAAACGCCCAAGGACAATGCGCACTGGTCGAACTGA
- a CDS encoding acyl-CoA carboxylase subunit beta: protein MSANIAEMERRRAAAELGGGQKRIDAQHAKGKLTARERLDVLLDEGSFEELDRYVEHDCVDFGMDQQRIPGDGVVTGSGTINGRLVYVFSQDFTVFGGSLSKRHAEKICKVMDTAMKVGAPVIGLNDSGGARIQEGVASLGGYAEVFQRNVLASGVVPQISLIMGPCAGGAVYSPAMTDFIFMVEDSSYMFVTGPDVVKTVTNEVVTQEELGGAKTHTTKTSVADNSFENDIETLLATRNFFDYLPLSNREEVPERPTSDAWDREEPSLDTLIPDNANQPYDMHEVIRKTLDEGDFFEIQPNHAANIICGFGRVEGRTVGVVANQPMVLAGVLDINSSKKAARFVRFCDAFEIPILTFVDVPGFLPGTAQEHNGIIKHGAKLLFAYAEATVPKITVITRKAYGGAYDVMASKHLRGDLNYAWPTAEIAVMGAKGAVEIIFRQDRDDPDKIAEKTKEYEDRFANPFVAAQRGYIDEVIYPHSTRRRIALGLRKLRGKQLENPWKKHDNIPL from the coding sequence ATGTCCGCCAATATCGCCGAAATGGAACGCCGCCGCGCCGCTGCAGAGCTGGGCGGCGGGCAGAAGCGCATCGACGCGCAGCACGCCAAGGGCAAGCTGACCGCGCGCGAGCGGCTCGACGTGCTGCTGGACGAGGGCAGCTTCGAGGAACTGGACCGCTACGTCGAGCATGACTGCGTCGATTTCGGCATGGACCAGCAGCGCATCCCGGGCGATGGCGTGGTCACCGGATCGGGCACGATCAACGGCCGCCTCGTCTATGTATTCTCCCAGGATTTCACGGTCTTCGGCGGCTCTCTTTCCAAGCGCCATGCAGAGAAGATCTGCAAGGTTATGGACACTGCGATGAAGGTCGGCGCACCGGTCATCGGCCTCAACGATTCGGGCGGCGCGCGCATTCAGGAAGGCGTGGCATCGCTGGGTGGATATGCCGAGGTGTTCCAGCGCAACGTGCTCGCATCGGGCGTGGTGCCGCAGATCAGCCTTATCATGGGGCCGTGCGCAGGCGGGGCGGTCTACAGCCCTGCGATGACCGACTTCATCTTCATGGTGGAGGATTCGAGCTACATGTTCGTCACCGGCCCCGATGTGGTGAAGACGGTGACCAACGAAGTCGTCACGCAGGAGGAACTGGGCGGGGCGAAGACGCACACCACCAAGACCTCGGTCGCCGACAACAGCTTCGAAAACGACATCGAGACGCTGCTCGCGACGCGCAATTTTTTCGACTACCTCCCGCTGTCGAACCGCGAGGAGGTGCCCGAGCGCCCGACCTCGGACGCATGGGACCGCGAGGAGCCGAGCCTCGACACGCTGATCCCCGACAACGCCAACCAGCCCTATGACATGCACGAGGTCATCCGGAAGACGCTGGACGAGGGCGATTTCTTCGAAATCCAGCCCAACCATGCCGCCAATATCATCTGCGGCTTCGGCCGGGTGGAAGGGCGCACCGTGGGCGTGGTGGCGAACCAGCCGATGGTGCTCGCCGGCGTGCTCGACATCAATTCCTCCAAGAAGGCCGCGCGCTTCGTGCGCTTCTGCGATGCCTTCGAAATCCCGATCCTGACTTTCGTCGACGTGCCCGGCTTCCTTCCCGGAACGGCGCAGGAGCACAATGGCATCATCAAGCACGGTGCGAAGCTGCTCTTTGCCTATGCCGAGGCGACCGTACCCAAGATCACCGTGATCACCCGCAAGGCCTATGGCGGCGCTTACGACGTGATGGCGTCGAAGCACCTTCGCGGAGACCTCAACTACGCCTGGCCCACCGCCGAAATCGCCGTGATGGGCGCCAAGGGCGCGGTGGAGATCATCTTCCGCCAGGACCGCGACGATCCCGACAAGATCGCGGAGAAGACGAAGGAATACGAAGACCGCTTCGCCAACCCCTTCGTGGCGGCGCAGCGCGGCTATATCGACGAGGTGATCTACCCGCACTCCACGCGGCGGCGCATCGCGCTGGGGCTAAGGAAGCTGCGTGGCAAGCAGCTCGAGAACCCGTGGAAGAAGCACGACAATATTCCTCTGTAG
- a CDS encoding TlyA family RNA methyltransferase, with product MLVDRGLVESRTRAQALVMAGLVFSGEQKMAKPGQQLPEDAPLDVRGRDHPWVSRGGIKLAHAIEHFGLDPRGITAMDIGSSTGGFTDVLLQGGAEHVFAVDSGTNQLAWKLRQDERVTVLEQTSARILTPEMIDRPVSWVVCDASFISLAKVLERPLELAERDCRLVALIKPQFEVGREEVGKKGVVSDPALHARVCEEVRTWAEGLGFAVQGIVESPITGPEGNVEFLISAHRTT from the coding sequence ATGCTGGTGGACCGCGGGCTTGTAGAAAGCCGCACGCGGGCGCAGGCGCTGGTCATGGCGGGGCTGGTCTTTTCCGGCGAACAGAAGATGGCCAAGCCCGGCCAGCAACTGCCGGAAGACGCGCCGCTAGACGTACGCGGGCGCGATCATCCGTGGGTCAGTCGCGGCGGGATCAAGCTCGCCCACGCGATCGAGCATTTTGGGCTCGATCCGCGCGGCATCACGGCGATGGATATCGGCTCGTCCACCGGCGGGTTCACCGACGTGCTGCTGCAGGGCGGGGCGGAGCACGTGTTCGCCGTCGACAGCGGCACCAACCAGCTGGCATGGAAACTGCGGCAGGACGAGCGCGTCACCGTGCTCGAACAGACCAGCGCGCGCATCCTGACGCCGGAGATGATCGACCGCCCAGTCTCGTGGGTCGTATGCGATGCGAGCTTCATCAGCCTCGCCAAGGTGCTCGAACGTCCGCTCGAACTGGCGGAGCGCGATTGCCGCCTCGTTGCCCTCATCAAGCCGCAGTTCGAGGTCGGGCGCGAGGAAGTGGGCAAGAAAGGCGTGGTCAGCGATCCCGCCCTCCACGCCCGCGTGTGCGAGGAAGTGCGGACTTGGGCCGAAGGGCTCGGTTTCGCGGTGCAGGGCATCGTCGAAAGCCCGATCACCGGCCCTGAAGGCAATGTGGAATTCCTGATTAGCGCGCACAGGACCACCTGA
- a CDS encoding branched-chain amino acid aminotransferase, with protein MDFEHIPHPAPVPGETRQQALLDPGFGKLFTDHMVVIDYDADKGGWHKATLGPREPISLDPAAAVLHYAQEIFEGMKAYKQGDDSLALFRPEQNARRFNDSARRMAMPELPEELFLESIRQLVAIDRDWVPTIPDGALYLRPFMFASEAFLGVRPARQYKYILIASPVGGYFKGGAKAVKIWVSRNYTRAAPGGTGAAKTGGNYAASLVPQAEGIEHGCDQVVFLDAVEKKWIEELGGMNLFFVFDDGSVITPPLTGTILPGITRDSLIQLLREEGLTVREEPYSIDQWRADATSGRLLETMACGTAAVVTPVGTVLGPDGEFHIGSGGTGQITNKIREKLVGIQKGAVPDNHGWTVKL; from the coding sequence ATGGATTTCGAGCACATCCCCCACCCCGCCCCGGTCCCCGGCGAAACGCGCCAGCAGGCCCTTCTCGACCCCGGCTTCGGCAAGCTCTTCACCGACCACATGGTCGTGATCGACTACGACGCCGACAAGGGCGGGTGGCACAAGGCGACGCTGGGCCCGCGCGAGCCGATCAGCCTCGATCCCGCCGCGGCCGTGCTTCACTATGCGCAGGAAATCTTCGAGGGGATGAAAGCCTACAAGCAGGGCGACGACAGCCTTGCCCTGTTCCGCCCCGAACAGAATGCACGCCGCTTCAACGATAGCGCCCGGCGTATGGCCATGCCCGAACTGCCGGAGGAACTGTTCCTCGAATCGATCCGCCAGCTTGTCGCGATCGACCGCGACTGGGTACCGACCATTCCCGACGGCGCGCTGTATCTGCGGCCCTTCATGTTCGCGTCCGAGGCCTTCCTCGGCGTGCGTCCGGCCCGCCAGTACAAGTATATCCTGATCGCCTCGCCGGTCGGCGGCTATTTCAAGGGCGGCGCGAAGGCGGTGAAGATCTGGGTCAGCCGCAATTACACCCGCGCGGCCCCCGGCGGCACGGGTGCGGCCAAGACCGGCGGCAATTACGCAGCCAGCCTCGTACCGCAGGCCGAAGGTATCGAACACGGCTGCGACCAGGTCGTCTTCCTCGATGCGGTCGAGAAAAAGTGGATCGAGGAACTGGGCGGCATGAACCTGTTCTTCGTCTTCGACGACGGCAGCGTGATCACCCCGCCGCTCACCGGCACGATTCTGCCGGGCATCACTCGGGACAGCCTGATCCAGCTGCTGCGCGAGGAAGGCCTCACCGTGCGCGAGGAGCCTTACAGCATCGATCAGTGGCGCGCCGATGCCACCTCGGGCCGCCTGCTCGAGACGATGGCCTGCGGCACCGCAGCGGTGGTTACGCCGGTTGGCACGGTCCTCGGCCCCGATGGCGAATTCCACATCGGCAGCGGCGGCACAGGCCAGATCACCAACAAGATCCGCGAAAAGCTGGTCGGCATCCAGAAGGGCGCCGTTCCCGACAATCACGGCTGGACGGTGAAGCTCTAA
- a CDS encoding LysR family transcriptional regulator, translating to MKLGEPSLDQLRIFLAVAEEGSFGAAARRMGRAVSAVSYGIAQMESQLGVTLFEREGSRRPVLTEEGRGLLAEAKGIADGIDALLAKTRSLHAGLESEVSLVVDVMLPGEVTASVLREFRAMFPTVALRLQVEALGAVAACLLDGGADLAVGGPVLADHPELERQAIGEVELVPVAAPQHPLARKGVAPGESRKHLQLVLSDRSPLTEGREFSVLSPQSWRLADLGAKHALLKEGIGWGNMPRHTVSADIAEGRLCLLDLPEKPGANYTLSALWRRDARPGPATSWLIDAIRDRLGDCSAVEPSVAARG from the coding sequence ATGAAGTTGGGCGAGCCGAGCCTCGACCAATTGCGCATCTTCCTCGCCGTGGCGGAGGAGGGCAGCTTCGGCGCGGCCGCGCGGCGCATGGGGCGGGCGGTTTCCGCCGTCAGTTACGGCATCGCGCAAATGGAGTCGCAGCTTGGCGTCACCCTGTTCGAACGCGAGGGATCGCGCCGGCCCGTGCTGACCGAAGAGGGGCGCGGCCTGCTGGCCGAGGCCAAGGGCATCGCCGACGGGATCGACGCCCTTCTGGCCAAGACGCGCAGCCTTCATGCGGGGTTGGAAAGCGAAGTTTCGCTGGTGGTGGACGTGATGCTTCCGGGAGAGGTTACGGCCAGCGTGCTGCGCGAATTCCGCGCGATGTTCCCCACCGTCGCCTTGCGCTTGCAGGTCGAGGCATTGGGGGCGGTGGCGGCCTGCCTGCTCGATGGCGGCGCGGACCTTGCCGTCGGCGGGCCGGTGCTGGCGGATCATCCCGAGTTGGAACGGCAGGCGATCGGTGAGGTCGAACTGGTCCCCGTGGCCGCGCCGCAGCACCCTCTTGCCCGCAAGGGTGTCGCGCCCGGTGAAAGCCGCAAGCACCTGCAGCTCGTTCTGTCCGACAGGTCGCCGCTGACGGAGGGGCGCGAGTTCTCGGTCCTGTCACCGCAAAGCTGGCGATTGGCCGATCTCGGCGCCAAGCACGCGTTGCTCAAGGAAGGCATCGGCTGGGGCAACATGCCGCGCCACACGGTGAGCGCGGATATCGCCGAGGGGCGGCTGTGCCTGCTCGACCTGCCCGAAAAGCCCGGCGCGAATTACACGCTCAGCGCCCTATGGCGCCGCGATGCACGCCCGGGCCCGGCGACCAGCTGGTTGATCGATGCGATCCGAGACCGGCTGGGCGATTGCAGCGCGGTCGAACCGTCGGTCGCCGCGAGGGGTTAG
- a CDS encoding pirin family protein — translation MIELRPFNTLGAANHGWLDAHHHFSFAGYHDPSRVNWGALRVWNDDKIAPKSGFPTHPHQDMEIITYVRSGAITHRDSMGNEGRTEAGDVQVMSAGRGVAHSEFNLEDEETTLFQIWIIPSERGGDPSWGARQFPKGDRAGQFVPLASGAADDDDALRIRTDARVLGATVKAGESVTYTPAQADRHLYLVPATGSIRVGDIEAKARDGIAITKEDSITITALEDSELVLVDAA, via the coding sequence ATGATCGAACTACGGCCTTTCAACACGCTCGGCGCGGCCAACCACGGCTGGCTCGATGCGCACCACCACTTTTCCTTCGCCGGATATCACGACCCCTCGCGCGTCAATTGGGGCGCCCTGCGCGTCTGGAACGACGACAAGATCGCGCCCAAGAGCGGCTTTCCGACCCACCCGCACCAGGACATGGAAATCATCACCTATGTCCGCAGCGGCGCGATCACCCACCGCGACAGCATGGGCAACGAAGGCCGCACCGAAGCAGGCGACGTCCAGGTGATGAGCGCGGGCCGCGGCGTGGCCCATTCCGAGTTCAACCTCGAGGACGAGGAAACCACGCTGTTCCAGATCTGGATCATCCCGTCCGAACGCGGCGGCGATCCCAGCTGGGGCGCGCGGCAGTTCCCCAAGGGCGACCGCGCCGGCCAGTTCGTACCGCTCGCCAGCGGAGCTGCAGATGATGATGACGCGCTGCGCATCCGCACCGATGCCCGCGTGCTTGGCGCCACGGTCAAGGCAGGCGAAAGCGTGACCTACACGCCTGCCCAGGCCGACCGGCACCTCTACCTCGTGCCCGCCACCGGCAGCATCCGCGTGGGCGATATCGAGGCGAAGGCCCGCGACGGCATCGCCATCACCAAGGAAGACAGCATCACCATCACCGCGCTCGAGGACAGCGAACTCGTCCTCGTCGACGCAGCCTGA
- a CDS encoding FMN-dependent NADH-azoreductase has protein sequence MSTILHITASIRDGESVSRSLGIKLVDGLAAKEGANVLTRDLSKNDLPFIDAERFAANLAPYTDRSPEQHELAKVADELIEELKAADTLVFSVPIYNFSVPATVKAWADLVARAGTTFQYTANGPEGLLTGKKAYITAASGGTPVGSAMDFMTPWLTFFLGFLGIKDVEVVAADGIMGEGGEEKIAEAHQQVEQLAA, from the coding sequence ATGAGCACCATCCTTCACATCACCGCCAGTATCCGTGACGGCGAATCCGTATCGCGCAGCCTTGGCATCAAGCTGGTCGATGGCCTCGCCGCCAAAGAGGGCGCGAACGTCCTCACCCGCGACCTATCGAAGAACGACCTGCCCTTCATTGACGCCGAGCGTTTCGCAGCAAACCTCGCGCCCTATACCGATCGCTCGCCCGAACAGCATGAACTGGCGAAAGTGGCCGACGAGCTTATCGAGGAATTGAAGGCGGCCGATACGCTGGTCTTCAGCGTGCCGATCTACAACTTCTCGGTCCCCGCGACGGTCAAGGCCTGGGCCGACCTCGTCGCGCGTGCCGGCACGACCTTCCAGTACACCGCCAATGGTCCCGAGGGCCTGCTGACGGGCAAGAAGGCCTACATCACGGCCGCATCGGGCGGCACGCCAGTGGGCAGCGCGATGGACTTCATGACGCCGTGGCTGACCTTCTTCCTCGGCTTCCTCGGCATCAAGGACGTGGAAGTCGTCGCTGCCGACGGCATCATGGGCGAAGGCGGCGAAGAGAAGATCGCCGAAGCGCACCAGCAGGTCGAACAGCTGGCCGCCTAA
- a CDS encoding MFS transporter gives MAVAGSSNPWILENSQRLRLFTLFILYVGQGMPIGLFWFAIPAWMAVNGASAADVGTVAALTALPWSLKLVNGFIMDRYTFLPMGRRRAWILGAQFVMIACLVAAALIDPAVTDVAILGGIGFAVNMATTFQDVAVDGLAVDIMTEDERARGSGMMFGGQAIGVGVATAICGFVIERLGAPAAFLIVAALIFALCVYIASFRERSGERSLPWSAGQAHRRNLEIQLDAWWPLLKATFHSMSRAVSLLWIPCLFGRGMLYGAFTGATPLIGANYAGWDTSEIASLTATGGLLAGVLCMTLGGWLGDKFGAKRIGLMWLASGIALCAVMYFGVAYWSNSAVFVAFVCFWIPLDMLITVALLPISMRLCDPTVAATQFTIYMAVSNFGISFGAYMLGKTDALGGLPAIFLIVGAGLAGALTLLLTVQYPRRPEYYELRKRREILSAQKPA, from the coding sequence ATGGCTGTTGCCGGTTCAAGCAATCCGTGGATTCTCGAAAACAGCCAGCGACTGCGGCTGTTCACGCTGTTCATTCTCTATGTCGGGCAAGGCATGCCCATCGGCCTGTTCTGGTTCGCCATCCCCGCCTGGATGGCCGTAAATGGGGCGTCCGCTGCCGATGTCGGGACGGTCGCCGCACTGACGGCGCTGCCGTGGTCGCTGAAGCTGGTGAACGGCTTCATTATGGACCGCTACACCTTCCTGCCAATGGGACGGCGCAGGGCGTGGATACTTGGCGCGCAGTTCGTGATGATCGCGTGCCTGGTCGCCGCCGCCCTGATCGATCCGGCAGTGACCGACGTCGCCATCCTCGGCGGCATAGGCTTTGCCGTGAACATGGCGACGACGTTCCAGGATGTCGCCGTCGATGGCCTTGCAGTCGATATCATGACCGAGGACGAACGGGCCCGCGGGTCGGGGATGATGTTCGGCGGACAGGCGATCGGCGTCGGCGTTGCCACGGCCATCTGCGGCTTCGTGATCGAGCGTCTGGGTGCGCCTGCCGCCTTCCTTATCGTTGCGGCGCTGATCTTCGCCCTATGCGTCTACATCGCATCCTTCAGGGAACGCAGCGGAGAAAGGTCGTTGCCGTGGAGCGCCGGGCAGGCGCATCGGCGGAACCTGGAAATCCAGCTCGATGCCTGGTGGCCGCTCCTCAAGGCGACATTCCATTCGATGAGCCGGGCGGTGAGCCTGCTCTGGATACCGTGCCTGTTCGGGCGCGGGATGCTCTATGGTGCCTTCACCGGGGCCACTCCGCTGATCGGGGCGAATTATGCCGGCTGGGATACATCGGAAATCGCCAGCCTGACCGCGACGGGCGGTCTCCTGGCAGGCGTGCTGTGCATGACGCTCGGCGGCTGGCTCGGGGACAAATTCGGCGCGAAACGGATCGGCCTGATGTGGCTGGCCTCCGGAATTGCCCTTTGTGCCGTCATGTATTTTGGCGTCGCCTATTGGAGCAATTCGGCCGTCTTCGTGGCCTTCGTGTGCTTCTGGATCCCGCTGGACATGCTGATCACGGTCGCACTGCTGCCGATCTCCATGCGCCTGTGCGATCCGACCGTGGCTGCCACGCAGTTCACGATCTACATGGCCGTGTCCAACTTCGGCATCTCGTTCGGGGCGTACATGCTCGGCAAGACCGATGCGCTCGGAGGCTTGCCCGCGATCTTCCTCATCGTGGGGGCAGGACTGGCCGGTGCCCTGACATTGTTGCTGACCGTCCAGTATCCGCGCCGCCCCGAGTACTATGAACTCCGGAAGCGGCGCGAAATACTTTCCGCGCAGAAGCCTGCCTGA
- a CDS encoding DMT family transporter, translated as MSPRAFAIIMACNVVWALNVVVSKIAVSDLETPPLFYAFLRSAIVALALLPLLRPVPRQLGRVMLIGLAISGGSFALLFMGLQTASPSAAGVVSLSGAPMTVLFAILFLGERIRWKRGLGIALAFGGVLYAMTGGNQMEASTGLILIFAGAVVGALGTVFMKQLDISSIRLQAWAALASVLVLLPLSLAMETGHATSWKAAPWELAACLVFAAIVVSVGAHTAYYRLLQENDANLVVPLTLMTPILTIVFGAWLTGDAVGTRLVVGGAIALAGVAIIVLRPTRNIFKPLLVKTRI; from the coding sequence GTGTCACCCCGCGCCTTTGCCATCATCATGGCGTGCAACGTCGTCTGGGCGCTCAACGTCGTGGTGAGCAAGATTGCGGTCAGCGACCTTGAGACGCCGCCGCTGTTCTACGCTTTCCTGCGTTCGGCCATTGTCGCGCTCGCCTTGCTGCCGCTGCTGCGACCGGTTCCGAGGCAGTTGGGCAGGGTCATGCTGATCGGTCTTGCGATTAGCGGCGGGTCCTTCGCCCTGCTGTTCATGGGGCTCCAGACAGCCAGCCCTTCGGCTGCGGGCGTGGTCAGTCTTTCGGGAGCACCGATGACGGTGCTGTTCGCCATCCTGTTCCTAGGCGAGCGCATCCGCTGGAAGCGTGGCCTCGGCATCGCACTGGCCTTCGGCGGCGTCCTTTACGCGATGACGGGCGGCAACCAGATGGAAGCGAGCACCGGCCTTATCCTCATTTTTGCCGGTGCGGTCGTCGGTGCGCTGGGCACAGTGTTCATGAAGCAGCTCGATATCTCATCGATCCGGTTGCAGGCTTGGGCAGCCCTCGCATCGGTGCTGGTGCTGTTGCCTTTGTCGCTGGCGATGGAGACGGGTCATGCCACCTCGTGGAAGGCTGCCCCGTGGGAGCTGGCGGCCTGCCTGGTCTTCGCCGCAATCGTCGTTTCGGTCGGCGCACACACGGCCTACTACCGGCTGCTGCAGGAAAACGACGCCAATCTCGTCGTGCCCCTGACCCTTATGACCCCGATCCTGACGATCGTGTTCGGTGCATGGCTGACGGGCGATGCGGTGGGCACGAGGCTGGTCGTGGGCGGGGCGATCGCGCTGGCAGGCGTTGCGATTATCGTCCTCAGGCCCACGCGCAATATCTTCAAGCCGCTGCTCGTAAAGACGCGGATATGA
- a CDS encoding NAD(+) synthase: protein MAMGDTHPFYDLHTHGFVRVATATPRTRTADVAYNAQGILEQAEKAHEQGVDLLLYPELCLSSYAIDDLHLQTALLEAVERHLSDIVEASEKLSPVFVIGAPLRRNGRIYNCAIAIAKGRILGVVPKSYLPNYREFYEKRWFSHGRECVGLEITVGGKTVPFGTDIVFEATDLAGFTFGIEICEDFWSPNPPGTLAALAGATILLNLSASNITIGKSDERHMLTRASSSRSVCAYAYSASGYGESTTDLAWDGQGMIYELGDLLVESERFDHAPELCVTDIDTRRILAERMRMQTWGDAGDFAGRPEDWFRRARFEHGAPRRDIGLVRPIRRFPFVPNRREKLDEDCYEAFNIQVDALMRRIESTKAKTIVIGISGGLDSTHALLVAAKAMDRLGRPRTDIRGYTMPGFATSDHTKSNAWKLMEAFHITAEEIDIKPAARQMLEDIDHPFSDGEPQYDTTFENVQAGLRTDYLFRLAGHHSGFVLGTGDLSELALGWCTYGVGDQMSHYAVNAGVPKTLIQYLIRWTTTTHQFDDGVDEILLAILDTEISPELVPAGADGAIQSTQSIIGPYELNDFFLHHVIRWGQSPSHVAFLAWHAWKDAEAGLWPIDFPKEARNQYDLSTIAKWLENFVKRFFAFSQFKRSALPNGPKVSAGGALSPRGDWRAPSDAVADVWLADLHGALPPLEG, encoded by the coding sequence ATGGCAATGGGCGATACGCACCCCTTCTACGACTTGCACACCCATGGCTTCGTACGGGTGGCGACGGCTACCCCGCGCACGCGCACGGCAGACGTCGCCTACAATGCGCAAGGCATTCTGGAGCAGGCCGAAAAGGCGCACGAGCAGGGTGTCGACCTGCTGCTTTATCCCGAGCTGTGCCTGTCGTCCTATGCGATCGACGATCTGCACTTGCAGACGGCGCTGCTCGAAGCGGTGGAGCGGCACCTGTCGGACATCGTCGAGGCATCCGAGAAGCTTTCGCCGGTTTTCGTCATCGGCGCGCCGCTGCGGCGCAACGGGCGCATCTACAATTGCGCCATCGCCATTGCGAAGGGTCGCATCCTCGGCGTGGTGCCCAAGAGCTACCTGCCCAACTACCGCGAATTCTACGAAAAACGCTGGTTCAGCCACGGGCGCGAATGCGTCGGGCTGGAGATCACGGTGGGCGGCAAGACGGTACCCTTCGGCACGGATATCGTGTTCGAGGCGACCGACCTGGCAGGCTTCACTTTCGGCATCGAGATCTGCGAGGATTTCTGGTCGCCTAACCCGCCCGGTACGCTTGCCGCGCTGGCCGGGGCGACGATCCTGCTGAACCTCTCGGCCTCGAACATCACCATCGGCAAGTCGGACGAGCGGCACATGCTCACCCGCGCCAGTTCCTCGCGCTCGGTCTGCGCCTATGCCTATTCGGCGAGCGGTTACGGCGAGAGCACGACCGACCTTGCGTGGGACGGGCAGGGGATGATCTACGAGCTGGGGGACCTGCTGGTCGAAAGCGAACGCTTCGACCACGCACCCGAGCTATGCGTCACCGATATCGACACCCGCCGCATCCTTGCCGAACGGATGCGGATGCAGACCTGGGGCGACGCCGGAGATTTCGCCGGACGGCCCGAGGACTGGTTTCGCCGCGCCAGGTTCGAACACGGGGCGCCGCGCAGGGACATTGGCCTCGTGCGCCCGATCCGCCGTTTCCCCTTTGTGCCCAACCGGCGCGAGAAGCTGGACGAGGATTGCTACGAGGCCTTCAACATCCAGGTCGATGCGCTTATGCGCCGGATCGAATCCACCAAGGCCAAGACCATCGTGATCGGCATTTCGGGGGGGCTGGATTCGACCCACGCGCTGCTCGTCGCGGCGAAGGCGATGGACCGGCTGGGGCGGCCCCGCACCGACATCCGCGGTTACACCATGCCCGGCTTCGCGACCTCGGACCACACCAAGTCCAATGCGTGGAAGCTGATGGAAGCCTTCCACATCACGGCCGAGGAAATCGACATCAAGCCGGCCGCACGCCAGATGTTGGAAGATATCGACCACCCCTTTTCCGACGGCGAGCCGCAATACGACACCACCTTCGAAAACGTGCAAGCTGGCCTGCGGACCGACTATCTGTTCCGCCTCGCCGGGCACCATTCTGGCTTCGTGCTAGGGACGGGCGACCTGAGCGAGCTGGCGCTCGGCTGGTGCACCTATGGCGTGGGCGACCAGATGAGCCACTATGCAGTGAATGCGGGCGTGCCCAAGACGCTGATCCAGTACCTCATCCGATGGACGACCACGACGCACCAGTTCGACGACGGCGTGGACGAGATATTGCTCGCCATCCTCGATACGGAGATCAGCCCGGAACTGGTGCCGGCTGGTGCGGACGGCGCCATCCAGTCCACCCAGTCGATCATCGGGCCGTATGAGCTGAACGACTTCTTCCTCCACCACGTCATCCGCTGGGGGCAGAGCCCGAGCCATGTCGCCTTCCTCGCGTGGCATGCTTGGAAGGACGCGGAAGCGGGGTTGTGGCCGATCGACTTCCCGAAGGAAGCGCGCAACCAGTACGACCTTTCCACCATTGCCAAATGGCTCGAGAATTTCGTGAAGCGCTTCTTCGCCTTCAGCCAGTTCAAGCGCAGCGCCTTGCCCAACGGCCCCAAGGTCAGCGCGGGCGGCGCCCTGTCCCCGCGCGGCGACTGGCGCGCGCCGAGCGATGCAGTGGCCGACGTCTGGCTGGCCGATTTGCACGGCGCGCTCCCGCCGCTGGAAGGCTGA